The following are encoded in a window of Podospora pseudoanserina strain CBS 124.78 chromosome 6, whole genome shotgun sequence genomic DNA:
- a CDS encoding hypothetical protein (COG:S; EggNog:ENOG503NZCG) has translation MSDTRNVCITAVDGQTGFLIAELLLKEERFKKQITSLSGLSLDPSSAKAKELESLGAVIVPHNPGREREMVNALKKIGCDTICLIPPAKEDKFDICVELTNAAKKAGVQNVLLISAAGCDYAERDKQPRLREFIDLEALVLAEKGNADVALGHSPCVIRAGFYAENILLYAQQAQSEGVLPLPIGENHKFAPVALGDIAHVAAHVLSGKGPHGFDDKHRGQMMVITGPMLCAGKELAESASKALGQTMEFENISEREAKRILKNQATIDDSEKEYLLEYYSLVREGKTNYIATTAFHDVTGEHPTEPDEFFRLYAGELRPKKKVKHNGA, from the exons atgtcCGACACCCGCAACGTTTGCATCACCGCCGTCGACGGCCAAACCGGCTTCCTCATCgccgagctcctcctcaaagaAGAGCGCTTCAAGAAGCAAATCACCAGCCTCAGCGGCCTCTCCCTCGACCCGAGCTCGGCCAAGGCCAAAGAGCTCGAGTCGCTCGGTGCCGTCATCGTGCCCCACAACCCCGGCCGCGAGCGCGAGATGGTCAATGCCCTCAAGAAGATCGGCTGCGACACCATCTGCCTGATCCCTCCCGCGAAGGAGGACAAGTTTGATATTTGCGTCGAGCTGACCAatgcggccaagaaggcgggTGTTCAGAATGTGCTGTTGATCAGTGCTGCTGGGTGCGATTATGCCGAGAGGGATAAGCAGCCAAGGCTGAGGGAGTTTATTGATTTGGAGGCTTTGGtgctggctgagaagggtAATGCGGATGTTGCCTTGGGACATTCGCCTTGTGTTATTCG TGCTGGTTTCTACGCCGAAAACATCCTCTTGTACGCCCAGCAAGCCCAGAGCGAGGGCgtccttcctcttcccatTGGCGAGAACCACAAGTTTGCTCCTGTTGCCCTCGGTGATATTGCGCACGTCGCTGCCCATGTTCTCTCCGGAAAGGGCCCTCACGGCTTTGACGACAAGCACCGCGGTCAGATGATGGTCATCACTGGACCTATGCTCTGCGCTGGAAAGGAGCTTGCCGAGTCGGCCAGCAAGGCTTTGGGTCAGACGATGGAGTTTGAGAATATCTCTGA GCGTGAGGCGAAGAGAATCCTCAAGAACCAAGCCACCATCGACGACTCCGAGAAGGAGTACCTCCTCGAGTACTACAGCCTGGTGCGTGAGGGCAAGACCAACTACATCGCCACGACTGCTTTCCACGATGTCACGGGCGAGCACCCCACCGAGCCGGACGAGTTCTTCCGCCTGTATGCCGGCGAACTGCgtcccaagaagaaggtgaagcACAATGGTGCTTAA
- a CDS encoding hypothetical protein (EggNog:ENOG503PF2K): MTYCVAPTLTHHFEQQCTKGHAGQSEGASDESFVSIEQLQEMLESYRNVITDKSNHATDLEHENKKLKEQLSSVSGDSRWKLSSFLGRFSNEKALCTHDTEEYDTYISELEARLENAEHKCVELEVIINHQAAELRNAEQKFIEQEAIIKHQAAKFARDLEEQKFKDPVGYTKVSDNEIESKWKQLRFLVRQFEESHFPQSIDWETANSLAFLKSIPTATKYQAMSPRFLSAHSGSVFMELSSPLHLSHPGHLLEWVTWFVSFHPTIDGKEQDVPCQKPTRESFHEWRSQTVRFANMVPHRNYLPVLVSHFYSRKLRDVVAQDTKEDAVNAAVTEIITLAAELDTIFRTSTADFTIVISDAWPDSLLDKNYRFGFPFNPDMMEPTRRLRPPPYCSKRNESMNVDLVIAPGIVKCGTADGKHYDKKRVLVKLEVIYDKQTTQDGISIPKKVKTSG, from the exons aTGACATACTGCGTTGCGC CTACTTTGACCCATCACTTCGAGCAGCAGTGCACCAAGGGCCATGCTGGTCAGTCCGAAGGAGCAAGCGATGAGAGCTTCGTCAGTATTGAGCAGCTGCAAGAGATGCTAGAGTCCTATCGGAATGTCATCACGGACAAATCCAACCATGCAACAGATCTTGAGCACGAGAACAAGAAGTTGAAAGAGCAATTGAGCTCGGTCAGCGGAGACTCGCGATGGAAACTATCCAGCTTTCTCGGCAGGTTTAGTAATGAGAAAGCTCTTTGCACTCATGACACTGAGGAATACGACACCTACATCAGCGAGCTTGAGGCCAGGCTCGAGAATGCCGAGCACAAGTGCGTCGAGCTAGAAGTAATCATCAATCATCAGGCCGCCGAGCTCAGGAATGCCGAGCAAAAGTTCATCGAGCAGGAAGCTATCATCAAGCATCAGGCCGCCAAGTTTGCCAGAGATCTTGAGGAGCAGAAGTTTAAAGATCCCGTTGGCTACACGAAGGTCTCGGACAACGAGATCGAATCCAAATGGAAGCAGCTGCGATTTCTGGTTCGACAATTTGAGGAGAGCCACTTCCCCCAGTCCATCGATTGGGAGACTGCCAATTCGCTAGCCTTCTTGAAGTCAATTCCTACAGCTACCAAATACCAGGCAATGTCGCCGCGTTTTCTATCCGCTCATTCGGGCAGCGTATTTATGGAACTATCTTCACCACTACATCTTTCGCATCCAGGCCACTTACTGGAATGGGTCACTTGGTTCGTCTCTTTCCATC CCACCATTGACGGCAAGGAGCAGGACGTCCCTTGCCAGAAACCCACACGGGAGAGTTTTCATGAATGGCGGTCCCAAACTGTGCGATTTGCCAACATGGTCCCACACCGGAACTATCTCCCTGTTCTTGTGTCTCATTTCTATTCGAGGAAACTCAGAGATGTGGTGGCCCAGGACACCAAAGAGGATGCGGTGAATGCCGCTGTCACCGAGATCATCACGCTTGCAGCAGAACTAGACACGATTTTCCGCACATCAACGGCAGACTTTACGATCGTCATCAGTGATGCCTGGCCTGATTCTCTTCTTGACAAAAATTACAGGTTCGGGTTTCCATTCAATCCAGATATGATGGAGCCCACGCgccgtcttcgtcctccgccTTACTGTTCGAAGAGAAACGAGTCGATGAATGTCGACCTTGTTATTGCCCCCGGGATCGTCAAATGCGGGACTGCGGACGGGAAGCATTACGACAAAAAGAGGGTTCTCGTTAAGCTTGAGGTGATATACGATAAGCAAACCACGCAGGATGGGATTTCTATTccgaagaaggtgaagacaTCGGGTTAG
- a CDS encoding hypothetical protein (COG:O; EggNog:ENOG503PANI): MFVMVQEQEAAVTRKKGHGPKYVILVGGFGRSRYLFSYLKKKLGNEIEILQSRGASPWAAICRGAVIQSISFKGRSNLSIDVQGRISRTSYGTLCTVKWETKIDLTTLPTFTNPVGKVIYVLKYDIEMTVAGGILDFAVYRDGVRQGGKSVMIEYENA; this comes from the exons ATGTTTGTCATGGTTCAAGAGCAGGAGGCTGCGGTGACTCGGAAGAAGGGACATGGTCCCAAG TATGTCAttcttgttggtggcttTGGGCGTTCAAGATATCTCTTTTCTTatctcaagaagaagcttggaAATGAGATTGAGATACTTCAATCTCGTGGCGCCAGCCC CTGGGCCGCCATCTGCCGCGGAGCTGTAATCCAAAGCATTAGCTTCAAAGGCCGTTCGAATCTGTCTATTGATGTTCAGGGGCGGATCTCCAGAACCAGCTATGGT ACGCTCTGCACGGTGAAGTGGGAAACGAAGATCGACCTGACCACCCTTCCAAcattcaccaaccccgtGGGAAAGGTTATCTACGTCCTCAAGTACGATATCGAGATGACGGTTGCTGGGGGTATTCTGGACTTTGCTGTTTACCGCGATGGCGTTCGGCAGGGAGGAAAGAGTGTCATGATCGAGTATGAGAATGCCTAA
- a CDS encoding hypothetical protein (EggNog:ENOG503PDBR; COG:S) has protein sequence MTSNISVAAVRIESGVPFQFAADQTTTRVCTLANGKLRVKVDNEEEYAIGARGVFKIDAGVGSRGFNRYYEVVVLHVNGFQAL, from the coding sequence ATGACATCAAATATCTCCGTCGCGGCTGTCAGAATCGAATCTGGAGTGCCTTTCCAGTTCGCAGCTGATCAGACCACAACGAGAGTCTGCACTCTGGCCAATGGCAAACTGAGAGTGAAGGTTGATAACGAAGAGGAGTATGCTATTGGAGCGAGGGGTGTGTTCAAGATTGATGCTGGGGTTGGAAGTAGGGGTTTTAACCGGTATTATGAAGTTGTTGTGTTGCATGTGAATGGTTTTCAGGCTTTGTGA
- a CDS encoding hypothetical protein (COG:I; EggNog:ENOG503NWD7) — protein MLSSLQLVPPAAVIHSAVRAAAPPLTLALTRALTSTTRRIASQAPRAIHNSTPRLHPRLAIPPTSHHPPKIPGYRRLETTNTLSPFFSSNQPPLGDLPSSTSSWRPPPPSSLDERPVLIIGAGSIGRRVALIWASNSRPVTLYDVSDDALKSATEYLTDNLGEYCAARGTHPGHVYTTSNIRVATTTGRHESAPPPSCPAEEAELESGSKGPWLAIECLPENLSLKVDVLSLAEGYLPLDCIICSNSSSLMTSEMIKYGDNELQYPERLLNTHYFIPPRNRMVEVMSSSKTNPKIFPFLTDQMENVGLRPMVVPPGVQSPGFIFNRIWAACKRETLEVLSEGVARPEDVDALFRDFFHAEKGPCERMDEVGLDTVYKVGKHNLERSRDLGGGEALKWLKKTYLDRGMKGERTGDGLYTREERAELKMKHRLEKWKEVEETQGASQRGFTNHHHIPKKLNKCIMSSESKTFPFPIPTSITGGCLCGSVRYRVTFPPDHDFLRFSQTCQCTQCRKQTGSLFFAEHVIAPASTAFTLTNKENPTLKHYSTSPKAYRWFCSNCGSFLYWQPLDNEKDYICLAVGSIDQVYLVGGENDEGVPKEGYGLALVGGGGEHLFCQNEIKGVTDDIPLLGRKRGTRVMDGGESA, from the exons ATGCTATCCTCGCTGCAACTTGTGCCCCCAGCTGCTGTAATCCACAGTGCAGTCCGGGCAGCAGCTCCCCCACTAACACTGGCTCTCACCAGAGCCCTCACCAGCACAACACGCCGTATTGCGTCACAGGCACCAAGAGCGATACACAACTCAACCCCCCGCCTTCACCCCCGCCTTGCAATCCCGCCAACCtcgcaccaccctcccaagATTCCCGGCTACCGCCGCCTCGAaacaaccaacaccctctcccccttcttctccagcaaccaacccccactgGGCGacctcccttcctccacctcctcctggcggccccctccgccctcctccctcgacgaGCGCCCCGTTCTGATCATTGGCGCTGGCTCCATCGGCCGCCGAGTAGCCCTGATATGGGCCTCCAACTCCCGCCCAGTTACCCTCTACGATGTCTCCGATGACGCCCTCAAGTCAGCGACAGAATACCTTACTGATAACCTCGGCGAGTATTGCGCTGCGAGAGGTACCCACCCCGGGCATGTCTACACCACCTCCAATATCCGAgtagccaccaccaccggccgTCACGAGAGCGCACCTCCGCCATCATGTCCCGCAGAGGAAGCGGAGCTCGAGAGTGGCAGCAAGGGCCCCTGGTTGGCGATTGAGTGCCTCCCCGAGAACCTCAGTCTCAAGGTCGATGTTCTTTCGTTGGCCGAGGGCTATCTACCGCTGGATTGCATCATCTgttccaacagcagcagtctcaTGACGTCGGAGATGATCAAGTACGGAGATAATGAACTGCAATATCCGGAGCGGTTGCTGAATACGCACTACTTCATCCCGCCGAGGAAtaggatggtggaggttaTGTCTTCCTCGAAGACCAACCCCAAGATCTTCCCGTTTTTGACGGACCAGATGGAGAATGTGGGATTGAGGCCAATGGTAGTTCCACCTGGAGTGCAGAGCCCGGGGTTCATCTTCAATAGGATCTGGGCGGCGTGCAAGAGGGAGACATTGGAGGTGTTGAGTGAGGGAGTGGCAAGGCCGGAGGATGTCGATGCGTTGTTTAGGGATTTCTTCCATGCGGAGAAAGGTCCGTGTGAGAggatggatgaggttgggttggataCTGTTTACAAGGTTGGGAAGCATAACCTGGAGAGGAGcagggatttggggggtggagaggcgTTGAAGTGGCTGAAGAAGACTTATTTGGATAGGGGaatgaagggggagaggactGGGGATGGGCTGTATAccagggaggagagggcggaaTTGAAAATGAAGCATAGGTTGGAGAAGtggaaggaggttgaggagacACAGGGAGC ATCGCAACGTGGTTTTActaatcatcatcacatccccaagaagctcaacaagTGCATTATGAGTTCCGAATCCAAgaccttccctttcccaatTCCGACCTCGATCACGGGAGGTTGCCTCTGCGGCTCGGTCCGCTACCGCGTCACCTTCCCACCTGACCACGACTTCCTCCGCTTCTCACAAACCTGCCAATGCACCCAATGCCGAAAGCAAACAGGCTCTCTCTTCTTTGCTGAGCATGTCATTGCTCCAGCTTCCACCGCCTTCACCCTGACTAATAAAGAGAATCCCACTCTCAAGCATTACAGCACCAGTCCAAAGGCATACAGATGGTTTTGCTCAAACTGTGGCTCGTTTCTCTATTGGCAGCCGCTCGACAACGAGAAGGATTACATCTGCTTGGCGGTGGGGAGCATCGATCAGGTGTATcttgtgggtggtgagaatgATGAAGGTGTGCCGAAGGAGGGATATGGGCTGGCGCTtgtgggtgggggaggcgaaCATCTCTTTTGCCAGAATGAGATCAAGGGCGTGACGGACGATATTCCGCTGTTGggcaggaagagagggaCGAGAGTTATGGATGGGGGTGAGTCGGCCTAG
- a CDS encoding hypothetical protein (EggNog:ENOG503P2PP) produces MSKPSGSTEIPVDDDDKQDYDETSPLLGQPHQNNTPSTSKMPLPSQDNDPLKGAGSNSQAQPDTSDQAPTNPNNALSASQPPEEQNRGLTKNPPAKKSTPTVLKSDTDLSWGQPAGLPIRRTNDENLVIFRRAVGINSTLPGSTDCRSLEEGRKSAMGMYAAAMRAQRNKKMISRLVNLIVYASHFFQIIVGASLTALGPSAGEHTILITVLGAVNTVIAGVLALLKGQGLPERLRHQVAEFRKLQDWIEQTEALLSVGVIGRDRKEVGLLVQVAFKKYNAAKECEEATSQPENNSNGYGNGYDNDHDHSEGSEPRRRQRLSDIPPLQ; encoded by the coding sequence ATGTCTAAACCAAGTGGCTCCACTGAGATCCctgtcgacgacgacgataaACAAGACTACGACGAGACCTCCCCACTTTTGGGTCAGCCTCATCAAAACAACacaccttcaacatcaaaGATGCCGTTGCCATCACAAGATAATGACCCTTTGAAAGGTGCCGGCTCAAATTCCCAGGCACAGCCAGACACCTCCGACCAAGCACCAACAAATCCCAACAATGCGTTATCAGCATCGCAACCCCCTGAAGAGCAAAATAGGGGCCTCACCAAGAATCCCCCCGCCAAGaaatcaaccccaaccgTCTTAAAATCCGACACTGACCTTTCCTGGGGCCAACCCGCCGGCCTCCCCATCCGTCGTACAAACGATGAGAACCTCGTCATCTTCCGTCGTGCCGTCGGCATCAACTCCACCCTCCCAGGCTCAACCGACTGCCGCTCCCTGGAAGAGGGCCGCAAGTCCGCCATGGGCATGTACGCAGCCGCCATGCGCGCCCAGCGCAACAAGAAGATGATCTCCAGACTTGTGAATCTTATAGTGTACGCCTCGCATTTCTTCCAGATCATCGTTGGCGCGTCGTTGACTGCGCTTGGGCCGTCGGCGGGTGAGCACACGATACTGATTACGGTTTTGGGGGCGGTGAACACCGTGATCGCGGGTGTGTTGGCGCTGTTGAAGGGACAGGGATTGccggagaggttgaggcaTCAAGTGGCGGAGTTTCGAAAGCTGCAGGACTGGATCGAGCAGACGGAGgcgttgttgtcggtggGGGTGATTGGGAGGGACAGGAAGGAGGTCGGATTATTGGTGCAGGTTGCTTTCAAAAAGTATAATGCCGCGAAGGAGTGCGAGGAGGCGACGTCGCAGCCGGAGAATAACAGCAACGGGTATGGCAATGGGTACGATAACGATCATGACCATTCAGAAGGCTCGGAGCCacggaggaggcagaggttgTCGGATATTCCGCCATTGCAATGA
- a CDS encoding hypothetical protein (COG:S; EggNog:ENOG503PAS5), with product MAKTLHKQINLQKVQGPDNTYICDWHTDWAFGITLHGGCTAAGIYSALTTHLAHTPHPDILKLHLEFLRPCTREASTITITTLRTGATSTTLQATLTQSSNLKILAIATAINFNTPLGPSSPSEWTLLPPPNPLPNFKAVESNQKDPNWVIGRIKGEFLPFTDRMLILAPRQGHTTNGVHDGWYKFLYANNDDKEYSPDHEGGVDNTLLTFLADALPSMSDMLMRTGGAYDPHGIHSKMVAWESADIRNEGRPAVVRNLLKDAMKAEAFSNTVTLDVELKKRVDPNRGNGWFLIRTTAKMLEKGRMDVDVVIADENMELLVVAQQTVLVLEAGRKFSKGRKAAL from the exons ATGGCGAAAACACTCCACAAGCAAATCAACCTCCAAAAAGTCCAGGGGCCAGACAACACTTACATCTGCGACTGGCACACCGACTGGGCCTTTGGTATCA CCCTCCACGGCGGCTGCACCGCCGCCGGAATCTATtccgccctcaccacccatctcgcccacaccccccaccccgacatcctcaaactccacctCGAATTCCTCCGCCCTTGCACCCGCGAAGCCTCCACCataaccatcaccaccctccgcaCCGGCGCAACAAGCACAACTCTCCAAGCCACCCTCACCCAATCCTCCAATCTCAAGatcctcgccatcgccacagccatcaacttcaacacccccctcggcccctcctcaccttcagAATggaccctcctcccccctcccaacccactcCCCAATTTCAAAGCAGTAGAATCCAACCAAAAAGACCCCAACTGGGTAATTGGCAGGATAAAAGGGGAGTTCTTACCGTTCACAGACCGGATGCTCATCCTTGCGCCACGGCAAGGCCACACGACAAACGGGGTTCATGACGGGTGGTATAAATTCCTTTATGCAAACAATGACGACAAGGAGTACTCTCCCGATCACGAAGGCGGGGTGGATAACACCCTGTTGACGTTCCTGGCAGATGCACTGCCCAGTATGTCGGACATGTTAATGCGCACTGGTGGTGCGTATGATCCACATGGGATACACTCCAAGATGGTGGCTTGGGAAAGTGCAGACATAAGAAACGAGGGcaggccggcggtggtgaggaattTGCTCAAGGATGCGATGAAGGCGGAGGCGTTTAGTAATACTGTGACATTGGATGTTGAGCTCAAGAAACGGGTGGATCCGAACAGGGGAAATGGGTGGTTCTTGATTCGGACAACGGCGAAAAtgctggaaaaggggaggatggatgTCGATGTCGTTATTGCGGATGAGAACATGGAGTTATTGGTGGTCGCGCAGCAGACGGTATTGGTGTTagaggcggggaggaagtttagcaaggggaggaaggcggcgCTTTAA
- a CDS encoding hypothetical protein (COG:S; EggNog:ENOG503PEV2): MCSSYPFLTLNPLAGYSLLAALYPSAITNPRGFRLPFNPHRQKSSRRQFCCVALCYSLSAANYTIVDVQWDLTIQPGNASSDTISVNGAIENAIDEMEYLHLGQNQTFQNYLRALAQANTARDTEDPTGWDCDIEGVVCQAWAPEKVLLTSVGSRAPPKMALGQTNVGVLAAGMGLLFIGAMRMALRKKSPGMVLRMGRRI; the protein is encoded by the exons ATGTGCTCCTCCTATCCATTTCTAACCCTCAACCCTCTTGCCGGCTACAGCCTTTTGGCAGCTCTCTATCCATCTGcaatcaccaacccccgcgGCTTCCGACTTCCATTCAACCCACACCGCCAAAAAAGTTCTCGAAGGCAGTTCTGCTGTGTAGCACTTTGTTACTCACTTTCAGCGGC CAACTACACCATCGTCGATGTTCAATGGGACTTAACCATCCAGCCCGGCAACGCTTCCTCTGACACCATCTCCGTCAACGGAGCAATCGAGAACGCGATTGATGAAATGGAAtacctccatctcggccagAACCAAACCTTCCAAAACTACCTACGAGCCCTTGCTCAAGCCAACACCGCTCGAGACACGGAAGATCCGACGGGGTGGGACTGCGACATCGAGGGTGTCGTATGCCAAGCATGGGCTCCAGAAAAGGTATTACTTACCTCCGTGGGGTCGAGGGCACCCCCAAAAATGGCCCTGGGCCAAACGAATGTGGGCGTGTTAGCTGCGGGTATGGGGCTGCTATTCATTGGTGCAATGAG AATGGCTTTGAGAAAGAAGTCACCTGGGATGGTATTGCGGATGGGGCGGAGGATTTGA
- a CDS encoding hypothetical protein (COG:S; EggNog:ENOG503PEV2) produces MLTNLITFLCGSLLLSLAGLACADADPATNYTIVELQWDMPITPGDASNGTVTVTGTVQQAIAQMDALYPGWNERFQSQISPRADGPVVGAALDELESYNCNFGTSCIISYILTGIDYLRGLEGGTKPKNGPGPGNCGRVSCSHNAAIWWCNDNNAAKEITWGKIADGAQVIVDNCRSGSSLKDVKGQAFYKSKWNVIVRRDPC; encoded by the exons ATGTTGACAAATCTCATCACCTTCCTTTGCGGCAGCTTGCTGCTCAGCTTAGCTGGC CTTGCCTGTGCAGATGCAGACCCCGCGACCAATTACACCATCGTCGAACTCCAATGGGACATGCCCATCACCCCCGGAGATGCCAGCAACGGCACTGTCACCGTCACCGGCACTGTCCAGCAAGCCATTGCCCAGATGGATGCCCTGTATCCTGGCTGGAACGAGAGATTTCAGAGCCAGATTTCACCGCGGGCTGACGGCCCCGTGGTCGGCGCCGCGTTAGATGAGCTCGAGAGCTACAATTGCAACTTTGGAACATCTTGCATCATCTCCTACATTCTTACGGGCATCGACTACCTCCGGGGGTTGGAGGGCGgcaccaagcccaagaacGGGCCCGGGCCGGGCAACTGCGGTCGTGTCAGCTGCAGCCACAATGCTGCTATCTGGTGGTGCAATGAT AATAACGCTGCCAAGGAGATTACTTGGGGGAAGATTGCCGACGGAGCCCAGGTGATAGTTGATAACTGCAGGTCGGGCAGTTCGTTGAAGGACGTCAAAGGTCAGGCTTTCTATAAGAGCAAATGGAACGTCATCGTCCGCCGTGATCCTTGCTAG